The window TTAAGAATGAGAATTAAATAAAGTGGGGATTTAGGGAGCTTTTGCTGACGCAACGCTTTGCGAACGCCCCTGAACCCCAATTGTTCATGTTATTTAGTTCGTGATCCTTACCGTTCCTGGTTGAGCGGAACCTGTCCTGTTCTGGCGCGTTCAACTGCAAAATAAGGGTTTTACCAGAGCTGTTGCGTTCCCCCGTGATTGACTGTGGAGTAGGCTTTGTCTGCCGAAACGCCAGCCTGATCCGTTTCGAGCCCGGATGAAGAGGGGGGAATTTCTTCAGAATTAGCCTGCTCACTCCCCGATCGAGTGGGAGGACGGGATCCAGTCCCGCCAGCTTGTTGATTCGTAGTCTCCGTCATCGCTTTGACCGGTTTGCTGTTTGCCAGGGAACGCAGGCCGGGAAGAAAAGGAGAGGGGGGTGTGGCAGGTTGGCGGACGGATGGAGGAAAGCGGTAGCGCGTGGCTATGGCTGCCCCAATCATAATGGCTGCCGCAATCAGGGCACACATCGCTGCGATCAGCTGGCCACTGCTTCTTACAGCTGTTCGGGAATCGCTGATGCGATGTCTTATACCCTGGTGCTGGCTTCTACCTGTCACTCAGTTATCAGGTGTTGTGTACTCGAAAGGCTCAAATTTTATGTTCTCAGTCTAACCTTCTGGTGTCCAGACAGATTGATTTCCCTGACCCCAGAAGCCATCAAATTTGGTCACCCTGACATCCCCAAGGACCTGGGTCTGGCAGGCTAAACGGCGATTTTGGGCGGGAGAGTGGGGAGGTAGCGATCGACGGGTTTTGTCCCTCCAGTTGGGTGCTGAAACCTCTCCTTCTACCTGCACGGCACAGGTGCCGCAAGTGCCAAAGCCATGACAGTTAACGGTGCTGGCATTGCCATTATAGAGATCAACCCCATTCTGGAGAAGCACTTGGCGCAGATTTGCACCCTGTTCGCATTCAAAAGTTTTGCCCTGGGCTGTTACTTTAGGCATGGTTGATTTATATGAATCTGTTAATGTTTGGACTGCAGATCCCTGACAAGCAGGCATCTGTAGCTTCATCCTACACCTGTCGTGGACCAAATCATGGTGCTGATTCTCATCTGCTTGCTGGCCTTTTATGTAGCCTGGAATCTGGGGGCCAATGATGTGGCCAATGCTATGGGAACCTCGGTGGGATCTAGGGCTATTACCCTGCGACAGGCCCTGTTCATCGCTGGAATTCTGGAATTTAGCGGAGCAGTTCTATTTGGGCGTAATGTCTCGCGTACCCTGGCCACAGGCATTGTGAATCCAGCGTTATGGGCTGATTCTCCCCAACTTTTCCTGGTTGGGATGTTGGCGGTGCTGCTGGCCAGTGGCTTGTGGCTTAATCTGGCCACGGCTCTGGGCCTGCCGGTTTCTTCTTCCCATGGGGTGGTGGGGGCGATCGCCGGATTTGGCCTGGTGGCTGCTGGGGCACAGGCGATTGATTGGCGGCAGATGGGGTTAATTTCCATGTCCTGGGTGCTGACGCCCCTGCTCAGTGGGACGATCGCGGCGCTGTTTTACAGTCAGGTCCAGCGCTGGATTCTGGATCACCCTGACCCAATCCAGCAACTGTACGAGTGGATTCCCTGGCTGAGTGTACTGCTGTTCACAGTGTTTGGTCTGATTGTGCTGCTGCCATTGGTGCAACGTTGGGAGGGACATCCCCTGCCGGATCAGGATGTGGTGCTGGGGGGGGTGGGAATTGCGGCGATCGGGCTCACCCTCGCGAGCTGGCGGCGACTGAGTCGGGAAGCTGGGCGTGATTTGCAGGACCGATCAGCCCTGCTTGAAGGCCAATTGGCTCGGTTTCAGGTGCTGAGTGCCTGTTTTGTGGCCTTTGCCCATGGGTCCAATGATGTGGGGAATGCGATCGCGCCGCTGGCTGTGATCACGCAGATTCAGCAGACGGGTGAGGTGCCCCTGGGGGCTTTGCCGGTGCCGTTGTGGATTTTGATCCTGGGTGGGACTGGCATTGTGGCTGGGCTGGCGATCTGGGGAAAAAAAGTGATGCGGACGATCGGAGAGAAGATTACCGCTCTCCAGCCCAGCAGTGGCTTTTGTGCGGAACTGGCAACGGCCACAACAGTTTTACTGGCTTCTCGATTGGGTCTACCGGTGTCTACGTCCCATGCTCTGGTGGGAGCGGTGGTGGGGGTGGGCTGGGTTCGTAGTCGGGAAACCTTAAAGTTGACAACCCTGCGGGGCATTTTAGCAGCCTGGTTTTTGACAATTCCCATTGTTATGCTGCTGGGTGTCATCCTCTTTACTGGCATGAGATCTATCCCACAACTACAATGAATCGTGGCGACCTTAGAATTTCTTCATAATGCTGAACTCACTCTTTCGATCAAGTCTGATTTTGGCAACAGCTCTCATCACCACAACCTGGAGCATGCCTATCCATGCTGGACTGTTCGATGGGCCTGTTGATAGTTTGCCTGTCCTGGAGCGGGTAGCCCTGCGGGAGGGAAAAACGGTCGTGACGGGGGAGAATGGGAAATACATTGCTAGAACCCTGGTGAATGCCTCACCGGAAGTGGTCTGGGCCGTGCTGACAGACTATGAAAATTCAACCCAATATCTGCCCAATCTGGTTTCTTCCAAAGTGTTGGAAACGAATCAGCATGGCAAGGTGGTAGAACAAGTGAGTGAGCGGCAGATTTTTGTCGTCACCATTCGATCGCGAATTCGATTTGCTACAAAGGAGACGGATAAACAGCGGATTGACTTCCGTCTTGTGGAGGGTGACCTGGCCAAGATGCAGGGGTACTGGAAGTTGGAGCCAGTTGCTCCCTATCCTGGTGCGAAGCCCAATCAGGTGCTGATTACAACCCAGGTGGAAGCGGAACCGGCTGCTGGAACTCCGACTGACATTTTCTATGACATTTATAAAAGTGCACTGAAAGACACCATGAACGCCATTCGCCAAGAGGTTGGACGACGATCGTAGCCACTCCTCAGATCCAGACCGAAAAGCTCCGGGGTGTTTACTACACACCGATTCACGTTGTTGATGACATCGTGGAACAGACGGTCGGGCGGCTCTTGGTGGGTAAAACGCCCACGCAGCTCTGGGATACCCCCCTGCGAATTCTGGAACCGGCCTGTGGCACAGGGGTTTTCCTGGTGCGGGCCTATCAATATTTGCTGGATTGGTTTGGCGGGGATCTGCCCCCTACCGATCGGGTGCGGATCTTGCTGGATAGCCTGTATGGGGTGGATATCGACCCGATCGCGGTAGAAGCAACCCGCTGGGCGCTGGTGCGAATGGCAGGCAAAACCCAGAACTTTTCTGCAGCAGCGGCCCAGGCGATTTACGTTGAACTGGGTCAGAATTTGAAATCAGGGAATGCTGTAATTGGACCGGATTGCTCAGACCCCTGTCGAGACTGTCCCCTGGATTGGGAACGGGAATTCCCTGCCATCCTGCAGGCAGGTGGGTTTGATGCCGTGATTGGCAATCCCCCCTTCCTGGATGCGGAACTGATGGTGGAGCACTGGCCAGAGCAGCGCCGTTACTGCGCCAGTCACTACCGCACGGCCTCCGGTAACTGGGATTTGTTCTGTGTCTTCATTGAGAAGGCGATCGCCCTTTGTAAACCCGGTGGATTCACCAGTCTGGTCGTGCCGAACAAGTTGGGGTCAGCCCGCTATGCCGCGCCAGCGCGCCAGCTCCTGGCCCTGGACAATCAACTGCTGAGTATTCGGGATTACTCGATGGCGGGCATTTTTCCAGCGTCAGTGTACCCGATCGTGTATGTGACTCAAAAGCAACCACCCCAAGCCGGTGCCATGGTCCGGGTCGAACAGGTTCATCCTGGAAAACCCCCAATTGTGCGAGAGCTGGCCTGCGATCGCCATTTCAAGCAGCCCGAAAGACCCTGGCCCATCTTTGCCGGTGCTCTGCCCCTGACCCTGTTGGACCAGATTCAGACCCGCTTTCCAATGCTGGGAAGTATCGCTGAGGTCTGTGGGGCAGCCACCGTGGGGGAAGCCTACCAGTTGCAGCCCTTGTTGCAGGAGGCTGGCGCGGATGCAGCCGGGGCGTTGCCAGTCGTGAACAGTGGCACGATCGATCGCTACCACCTGCTCTGGGGCCAAAAACCATTCCGTTATCTGGGCCAGCGCTACCAGCGCCCTGTTCTGGAGCGCCATCGGCTGCAGGTGTTGTCTCCCAGACGGCAAGAACAGGTCCTGCAGCCCAAAATTATCGTGGCCGGGATGAGCAAAATTCTGGAATGTGGTGTGGACCTGGCCGGTCAGGTGTTGGCCGGAAAATCCACGACGATCGTCCGCTCCTCCCTCAACTTGCTGCACTTGCTAGGATTGCTCAACAGCCGCCTGCTGACCCTGATTTACCAGAGCCTGTTTGGGGGCGATCGGCTGCAGGGAGGCTACCTTCGGATTGGCCCACCCCAATTGCGAGCATTACCGATCTGGGTGCCTAATCTGGCGGACCCGATCGATCAGCAGCACCATGAGACCCTGATCAGGCTGGTGGAGCGGATGCTGGTGCTGCAGCAGGAGCCGGATGAGGCCATGCAACCGGAGATCGATCGGCTGGATCAGGCGATCGATCACTTGGTTTGCAGTCTGTATGGCTTAACCGAGGCTGAAACCGCTACCATCCTGGAACCATGAGCCGTCAGACTCATCGATAGCCCTGCTGCCGCAACAACCCCTCGATCCAATCCAGGGTGTCTTGAGGGAAGGAAGCCACGGGCGATCGTCCATAATCAATCGCCGTATCAAAGCCAGCCTGCTCATAGATCTGGCCCATCAATCTCTGTAAATTCAGCTCAGGTTCAGCCTCCTCTGGACCCAGGGGAACAGGAACCACTGGAATAGCCTCGGACAGGTTAAACGCATAGAGGTCTGCGATCGGGCGGCGATCGCTACGGCTGACCAAAATGTGATAGTCCTTTAGCCAGCTATCTCCCTTTTCTACAGTTGATCGACCCGCCTTCAGCAAATCAATTTCAACCAAATGGGTCATACTGACCAACATCTGCCGCCGCTTCCGCTCGTAGGCTTCCAACCCTTCACCGGGGCGCTTATTTTTGGGAGACAAAACTTCGATCGCAGTGACCACAACCCCAGTGACCACCTCTCGAATCTCCAGGTATCCTTCCCGCACTTCTTCTGGTATGGCCAACCTGATCTGAATCGGATGCGGCTGCACAGTTGCCACACCCTCTAACTGAGGAGAGGGGCCTGCCCCAGGTTTGCTTGAGACGCTGACATCCGGAACCCCCACCAGCAAGGTATCCTCGGCCCCACTTAAATAAACTCGCTTCTCAATCGCAACGCGATACTTCGGTCGCACCTGAGGAGCCAAGTCAATGGCGATCGCAGTAATCAGCCGATGATGCACTTCCGGCCACAGATCTGCCGATTCGAGATAGGGATCGACACCCGGAAAGGGAGAAGACATGGCGACACCTCAACAGCGATCGATCAACCCAATATTAGCGCCCCCTTTAACTCAGCTCAGGGAAAAGGCGGGCCAAATATCTGCGATCGCGCCAGTTGGAAAGAGGCTAGCGATCTCAAGCAGGACAGAACGTCGTTCTCAGCTTTTCCTGATCTGCATTAGGTCAAGATCCAAACCGGATCACCACCAAATCGCCTCGCACCCACCCGGAGAAGAAGCCATCAGGTTTTGCATCCCGAGATGGCACCGTCACCTGGAGCCAGCAGTAGCCATCCGTACCCATAATCTGTTTCTGGGGAAAAACCCGTCCACCAGCCGGAGCAGCATAGATAACGGCAGCGTTGACGGTTGGTTCTTTGCGGACATTCACAGGGGAGTTGTTGCGGTCAACGAACACAAACCGAGGCAAAAAATTGCTCTTGAAGATCTTGTCGTCCAGGCAACCTTTGTCTTTATTCTCGGAAATGGCCATGGCCGAGTCAGATGCCATAGCTCCCATAGAGAAGAGAGTGGCACTTAAAACCAGGAGGGAAAATGCTTTCAGGTATTTCATAGTAGGATGGCTAACCAGGTTCCGTCGTTGGCATCATAGGCTCCCTCCGATCGAGGACACCCCAAAGTTCAAGATATCTTCCAAAGCCCACCCCGGCCCTACGCGCCGGGGTGGGTTCAAGCAGTGATCTGCAGGCCCGATTGGGGTGGATCAGCATTGGCATGAGTTAAAACCAGGAAAAATAAGTTATGAGATTGATTGCATCAATAAGCCGTTCCATTCCCCCCTATGGATGACATTCTCGATACCGTACTGGGTCAATGTGACCTGAAGAAACTAGCGGCGATCGGTCAGGATCTCCTGCAACTCCATGCCAATTACCAGGCCCTCAAACTCCAGGCCGAACAAGCCAAAAGCGAAACCACCTGGATGGGACGGTTGAATCCCTTCTCTCAAAATGAAACGGTGAAGGAATTCCGCCAGGTTAATCAGGAGATGTCCCAGCTTGAACAGCAGTATGATGGCCTGATTGGGGCCATTAAGCGGGAAGTGACGCTGGGGGCGGAGGCGGTTTTTCCCCTGCAATTTAAGTGGCTCATGGATGAGCTGTGGGAGAACATTGATAAATTACGGGTCAGTGGCAAGGGCCATCTTGTGGGGAAAGAAGATGTGAAGAACGCCGCTTCCTCCCTGTCCCACCTGGTGAATCAGCATTTTGGCCACCGCTATGCTTCCTGCCCTTCCCAGGCAGAATTCCTGACGCTGGCTACCCGCAAGATTTGCCTGCTCAATCAGCTCCCCCTGCAGTTGTATCGGTAAACCTCATGTACCACCCCGGACAGATTCTGAAGGAACGCTACCAGCTTGAGCAACGCCTGGGACGCACCGGAGCCGGTCGGCAAACCTGGCGGGCGATCGACCAGCAGGCTGCTCAGGAACCCGTGATTCTCAAGCTGTTGGCCTTTGGGGACACGATGCAATGGCAGGACCTGGAGCTGTTTGAACGGGAAGCGGCTATTCTCAAAACGTTGGATCATCCTCGCATTCCCCGCTATCGGGACTATTTTTCAATCGATCGCACCGAAGCCAATTCCCTGCCCTGGTTTGCCCTGGTGCAGGACTATATTCCCGGTGGCAGCTTGCAGGAGCGCTTGGATCAGGGGATGCATTTCAGCCAAACCCAGGTGCGGGCGATCGCGGAGCAGTTGCTGGGAATTCTGCAATATCTGCATGAATTGAGTCCGCCGGTGCTACATCGAGATCTCAAGCCCAGTAATGTGATCCTGGGGGAGAATGACCAGATTTTTCTGGTAGATTTTGGCGCAGTCCAGAATAAATCGGCAGTCACGGGGGTTAGCTTTACCGTCGTCGGCACCAGCGGTTACACACCCCTGGAACAGTTTTATGGACGGGCCGTGCCAGCCTCTGATCTTTATGCCCTGGGTGCAACCCTGGTTCATCTCTTAACTGGAATTCCGCCCATTGAACTATTGACCCCTGAGGGCAAGCTGAACCTTGCCAATCGGGTGAATTTTGATGCTGCCTTGCTCAGTCCAGGCTGGTTGCAACAGTTAATGGACCCGACCCTGGAGCGGCGCTTCCAGAGTGCCCGTGCCGCCCTGGCCGCCCTGCAGCAACCCACGAAAGCGGTGTCGCAGCCCACACCAGTCTCTGGGAAAAAATCTGGTCCCTCCCATCTGGCCCAGCTCCAGCAACTGATTCAGACGGGTCAGGGCCTGGAACGATCGGCGATTTCTGAGTTGGATGATACACTGCGCCAGATTGACCTGGATTGGGATCGTGAACTGGAGCAAAAAGGCATCATCAACCGACGAGATGGGGTCTTCCGGCAGGGCCTGCCCTCCCTGGGGATGACTCTAGCTACCAGCGGCATGACCACCATCATTGCAGTTCCTACGGCTCTGGGGTTGTATCGGCTGAAGCAGGGCAAGATCCAGGGTGATGGTGTTTTCATGACTACGCTGGGGTTGTATGGATTGGCAGCTCTATCCGCTTTTCTGATTGGCTTTTCCCTCTGGAAGATCAAGCGCTATGTAGTCTACCAGAATCGCCATCAGAGGTATCAAGACCGTCGATCGGACGCCTTTTCTCGCTTCAACCGCCTGTAATTTTAGTCAGACAAGCTCATATTTAAATTCTCTCCTGGGAAGGGTAGCCCGGAGGGGCGAGGTGGGTTCAAAAACCATGTGAAAAATATTGCGAATTCGTTACAATTGGAGGCGTTATCTGCAAACTACCCTATGCTGCTGCGACCTGAAGAACGCACCAAACTGGATGGAACAGCCGATACCCTGTTCTATGACTTTCCCCGCTTTGTTACCCATGTGGATGAGGGGTTTATTCAGCAGCTCACCGATCTCTATGGGGAACGACTGCAACCCCAGACCCGCATCCTGGACTTGATGAGTAGCTGGGTGTCTCACTTGCCAGATGAGATGGAATTTGCCCATGTGGAAGGCCATGGAATGAATGAAGCAGAACTGGCCCGTAATCCGCGTCTGAATCACTTTTTTGTCCAGGACCTGAACCAGAATCCGGCGCTACCGCTGCCCGATCGGACCTTTGATGCAGTGCTGAATACAGTTTCGATTCAATACCTGCAGTATCCAGAAGCCATTTTTAGCGAGATACACCGGATTCTCAAACCGGGTGGGATTGCGATCGTCAGTTTCTCAAATCGAATGTTCTACCAGAAAGCGATTCAGATCTGGCGAGAGGGGACAGAATCCAGTCGCCTGCAGTTGGTGAAGCAGTATTTCCAGGGGGTACCAGGGTTTAGTGCACCAGAGATCGTCAGTCGTCAATCCCAGGTGCCTGCGTTTTTGCAGATGTTGGGGCGGGGTGGGGGTGACCCCTTTTACGCCCTGATCTCTCACCGAATCCTGTAGAAGCATGATTAATCGGGCTTCTACAGGATTCGGTGAGGTGGGGCATCCAGGTCAGCCAGGATCTGGGTAGCCCGGGTGCAGAGCGCAGCATGGCAGCGTCCGTTACTCGCCAGTAGTCCTCCCCACTGGTTGACATCTTCCCGGTTGTATTGCAAGGGTTTGCCATCAAAGTAGGTGAACTGGCCCCCGGCCTCGGTCAGAATCAGTTCCGGTGCGGCCATATCCCAGTCTTTCGGAGCGGATTTGCCGGAAAGAGAAATATAGACATCGGCCCGCTGTTCTACGATCGCGGCAATCTTGCAACCCACACTGCCGATAAACTGCTTGTCTCGAAAAGGGAGACGGGACAGGAGCGCATCAAAGCGGGCATCGCGATGGGTGCGGCTGACAATGACAGCAAACTCTTCACAACGATCGTGGGCTGATACTTTCAGAGGTAAGTTCCGGTATCCACCCTTGCCATTGGAGACTTCGACAAAGGCACCACCACCAACCTTCGCATACAGCAACTTTCCAGCCACAGGCCAGACAACCACGGCCACAACGGGCCTTCCCTGATAAGCCAGTGCGATATGAATTGCAAATTCACCTGTGCGCTGAATGAAGTCACTGGTGCCATCCAGGGGATCGATAATCCAAACCCAGGCATGGTTTAACCGATCGTTGGGGGCTTGCTCTTTGAAGGTCTCCTCGCTCAAATAACCAAAGGGTTGGTTTCTCAGAGCCTGTTGCAGGCCTTCCAGAATATAGTGATTAACGGCCAGATCTGCTGCCGTAACCGGCCCCTCTGCCTGGTGGTGAATTTCCAGAGGTACGGTGGCTGTACCTGCCTGGTAGTAGGACATCAAGACATCTGCTGCTCCCCATCCAATCCCACGGGCCAGGGTCAGCATTTCATCCAGAGAAGGGGAATCGTTCACGGTGATCAGAAATTAGGGGATTAGAGTTGACGGTTCCAACGTAGCCATCCATTGGCGAGTGCCGAAATAGCAGCAAGAATGGGATGCGATCGTTGCAGCCTGAGTCAGCGCAGGCGCAAATTCCATCCTCAGAATGGCATGGCAGAAGGCTCCATGCAACACATCCCCGGCTCCCAGGGTGTCCACCGTGGTAATAGCAGGAACTGGGATCTCTCCGGTTTGATCATTGGTTTGATAGACAATCGTTGCCCCTCCTCGACTGACAGCCCTGTAGGGAATGCCCAGGGAGGACAGGTAGGTAAGGACCTCAATCACTGTCTGACAGTTTGGCGGGTGAAAGTCTGCTGAGCAAAGGGCATAGTCCACGAGGGGAAGTAGGCGATCGAACCCTGATTTCCAGCTCCCTCCATCCAAAACGACCGGGATGCGGCGGGCTTTAGCCTCCGTAGCGATCGTGATTCCGACTTCCATTTGATGACCGTCGATCAGGATCACATCGATATGGTCCAGAATATTGGCTGGAATCTGATCGGAAGCGATCTGGTTTTTGACAGCATTGATCGAAACAACGGCCCGATCGCCCGTGCTTTCAGTTACCAGAATGGAGGACACCGGTGGGGGGTCAGGGTGGGTTGGCGTCAGATCCCTGATCGTCACCCCGAACCTAGCCAGATCAGCTCGCACCAGATTGCTGATGGGATGGAGCCCGATCGGGCTCAGCAGCATTGCCCGATCGCCCAGATAGTTGAACGTCACTGCTGCATTGGTCGCCGGTCCACCGGCAGAAACCGTGTAGTCTGTCGCCACAATTTTCTGATTTGCTCGAGGGAGTCCACCTGTGAGATAAACCAGATCGAGCGTGGTCATACCGACAAAAAGTCCTTGTTTGATCATGGGTCATGGGTGACTGGGAGACTCAGAGGATAATAAAAGCTGGAACAAGATTTTTGAAGATCTACCCATGACCCATGACAGATCCCATAGCTGGAACACTTTATATTGTCGGGACTCCGATCGGTAATCTGGAAGACATGACTTTTCGGGCCGTGCGAATTTTACAGACTGTGGATGTGATTGCCGCAGAGGATACTCGCCATACGGGTAAATTGCTGCAGCATTTTCAAGTGGCTACGCCCCAGATTAGCTATCACGACCACAACCGTCGATCTCGCCTGCCCGATCTGCTGGAGCGGTTGCAGCGAGGGCAGACGATCGCTCTGGTGACAGATGCGGGCATGCCTGGAATTTCCGATCCTGGTTATGAGTTGGTGCGAGCCTGTGCGGATGCCAATATTCGGGTGGTGCCCATCCCTGGTCCCAGTGCGGTGATTACAGCCCTCAGTGCTTCTGGCTTGTCCATGGAGCGATTTGCCTTCGAAGGATTTCTCCCGGCTAAAAGCCAGCCCCGGCGAGACTACCTGGAAACCCTCAAGGCTGAAGTGCGTACCCTGGTTTTTTATGAGTCTCCCCATCGTCTCCGGCAGACCCTGGCAGACCTCGCCACTGCCTTTGGAGCCGATCGGGAGATTACCCTAGCCCGAGAATTGACCAAACTCCATGAAGAATTCCAGCGCACTACCCTGGGGGCTGCGATCGACCACTACATCCGGCAAGAGCCCCAGGGGGAGTACACTCTAGTCGTTGCCGGAGCCACATTAGCGCCACCTGTTCTGTCAGAGACTGCCCTCAGAGCAGAATTACAGAGCCTGCTTCATCAGGGACTATCTCGATCGGATGCCAGTCGCCAGCTAGCCCAGCAGACCTCCCTATCCCGTCGCCAGATCTACCAGCTAGCCCTGAGCTTACCTGATGGTAGTGAGAGGGATGATAGGGGATGATAGGTAAAGACGCGATAAATCGCGCCTTTATCTATCATGTCTCTCTTTTATCTATATGCTGAACTTGCTCCTCTCCTCCCTCCTGTCGTTCTGGATCGCCACGATCGCTATCCTTTCTGTCCAGAACGCTACCCCTGTTACCCTGCGGTTCTTTTCCCTGCAATCGGTTCAGTTGCCAGCGGGGCTTGTGCTGGCTTTCAGTACGGGGATTGGGGCGATTTCAATGGCTGCCCTACAAGTTATTTGGGAAGTGACCCAATCAAGTCCAGACGAATTGTTAGATGACGAGGATTTGGGGAATGATGAGGAGAAGGATTCTGCAGAAGATTGGTGAATTAGGGTTGATAGAAGCGGATCTGGAGCAGTTCAGGGGTTGCAGTGAGAACGCAGTGAGAACAATGACAGACGACTCTCTCGAATCTTTTGATCGGGTGGCAGCGCAATACTATGACCTGTTTGAGCATCTGGTTGAGGGCATTTTTCGGACTACACCAGCAGGTCAGTATCTCCATGCTAATGCTGCCTTGGCAAAGCTTTATGGTTATGTATCTCCCGATGCCCTAGTCAGCGCGCTGACGGACATTGAACACCAGCTTTATGTCGATCCCGATCGTCGTCGGGAATTCATGGCGCTCCTGGAAGACAGTGAGATGATTGCTGACTTTGAATCCTGTGTCTATTGCCAGGATGGACAAACAATCTGGATTTCAGAAAACGCTAGGGGGGTTCGGGATGAGACAGGGAGGATTATTTATTATGAAGGGACTGTCAAAAATATTACCAAGCGCAAGCTAGCTGAGCAGGCTCTGGGTGAGAGTGAAGCAAAATATCGGATTCTCTTCAATGCCATTCCTGACTTGATGTTGCGCCTGCACCGGGATGGCACCTACCTGGACTTCAAACCCCCCACAAATTTCCAGACTTACTTTAAATCCCCGGACCAATGTATCGGGAAAAACGTACGAGATTTACTCCCACCGGCTAACGCTCAGCTATACTTGCAGGCTGTTGAGGAAGTTATCCAAACGGGCAAAATGAAGGTTTTTGAGTTTCAGTTACCGATCGAGGGGCAATCCCGCGACTACGAAGCCCGATTTGTAGCCAGTGGTGTCGATGAGGCTCTGGGTATTATTCGCAACATTACTGAACGGAAACGGGTAGAGCGGCTGAAAAATGAATTTGTCTCTGTGGTCAGTCATGAACTGCGAACTCCCCTGACCTCGATTCGAGGATCACTGGGGCTGATTATTGGTGGGATCGCAGGTGAAATTTCGGCCCAGGCCCGGGAACTGATCGACATTGCTCATAAAAATAGTGAACGGCTGGTGCTTCTGATCA of the Leptolyngbya sp. 'hensonii' genome contains:
- a CDS encoding DNA methyltransferase yields the protein MQTEKLRGVYYTPIHVVDDIVEQTVGRLLVGKTPTQLWDTPLRILEPACGTGVFLVRAYQYLLDWFGGDLPPTDRVRILLDSLYGVDIDPIAVEATRWALVRMAGKTQNFSAAAAQAIYVELGQNLKSGNAVIGPDCSDPCRDCPLDWEREFPAILQAGGFDAVIGNPPFLDAELMVEHWPEQRRYCASHYRTASGNWDLFCVFIEKAIALCKPGGFTSLVVPNKLGSARYAAPARQLLALDNQLLSIRDYSMAGIFPASVYPIVYVTQKQPPQAGAMVRVEQVHPGKPPIVRELACDRHFKQPERPWPIFAGALPLTLLDQIQTRFPMLGSIAEVCGAATVGEAYQLQPLLQEAGADAAGALPVVNSGTIDRYHLLWGQKPFRYLGQRYQRPVLERHRLQVLSPRRQEQVLQPKIIVAGMSKILECGVDLAGQVLAGKSTTIVRSSLNLLHLLGLLNSRLLTLIYQSLFGGDRLQGGYLRIGPPQLRALPIWVPNLADPIDQQHHETLIRLVERMLVLQQEPDEAMQPEIDRLDQAIDHLVCSLYGLTEAETATILEP
- a CDS encoding DUF4058 family protein; protein product: MSSPFPGVDPYLESADLWPEVHHRLITAIAIDLAPQVRPKYRVAIEKRVYLSGAEDTLLVGVPDVSVSSKPGAGPSPQLEGVATVQPHPIQIRLAIPEEVREGYLEIREVVTGVVVTAIEVLSPKNKRPGEGLEAYERKRRQMLVSMTHLVEIDLLKAGRSTVEKGDSWLKDYHILVSRSDRRPIADLYAFNLSEAIPVVPVPLGPEEAEPELNLQRLMGQIYEQAGFDTAIDYGRSPVASFPQDTLDWIEGLLRQQGYR
- a CDS encoding SRPBCC family protein — protein: MATALITTTWSMPIHAGLFDGPVDSLPVLERVALREGKTVVTGENGKYIARTLVNASPEVVWAVLTDYENSTQYLPNLVSSKVLETNQHGKVVEQVSERQIFVVTIRSRIRFATKETDKQRIDFRLVEGDLAKMQGYWKLEPVAPYPGAKPNQVLITTQVEAEPAAGTPTDIFYDIYKSALKDTMNAIRQEVGRRS
- a CDS encoding 2Fe-2S iron-sulfur cluster-binding protein, translated to MPKVTAQGKTFECEQGANLRQVLLQNGVDLYNGNASTVNCHGFGTCGTCAVQVEGEVSAPNWRDKTRRSLPPHSPAQNRRLACQTQVLGDVRVTKFDGFWGQGNQSVWTPEG
- a CDS encoding SH3 domain-containing protein, giving the protein MASDSAMAISENKDKGCLDDKIFKSNFLPRFVFVDRNNSPVNVRKEPTVNAAVIYAAPAGGRVFPQKQIMGTDGYCWLQVTVPSRDAKPDGFFSGWVRGDLVVIRFGS
- a CDS encoding inorganic phosphate transporter, whose protein sequence is MVLILICLLAFYVAWNLGANDVANAMGTSVGSRAITLRQALFIAGILEFSGAVLFGRNVSRTLATGIVNPALWADSPQLFLVGMLAVLLASGLWLNLATALGLPVSSSHGVVGAIAGFGLVAAGAQAIDWRQMGLISMSWVLTPLLSGTIAALFYSQVQRWILDHPDPIQQLYEWIPWLSVLLFTVFGLIVLLPLVQRWEGHPLPDQDVVLGGVGIAAIGLTLASWRRLSREAGRDLQDRSALLEGQLARFQVLSACFVAFAHGSNDVGNAIAPLAVITQIQQTGEVPLGALPVPLWILILGGTGIVAGLAIWGKKVMRTIGEKITALQPSSGFCAELATATTVLLASRLGLPVSTSHALVGAVVGVGWVRSRETLKLTTLRGILAAWFLTIPIVMLLGVILFTGMRSIPQLQ
- a CDS encoding inositol monophosphatase family protein; translation: MNDSPSLDEMLTLARGIGWGAADVLMSYYQAGTATVPLEIHHQAEGPVTAADLAVNHYILEGLQQALRNQPFGYLSEETFKEQAPNDRLNHAWVWIIDPLDGTSDFIQRTGEFAIHIALAYQGRPVVAVVVWPVAGKLLYAKVGGGAFVEVSNGKGGYRNLPLKVSAHDRCEEFAVIVSRTHRDARFDALLSRLPFRDKQFIGSVGCKIAAIVEQRADVYISLSGKSAPKDWDMAAPELILTEAGGQFTYFDGKPLQYNREDVNQWGGLLASNGRCHAALCTRATQILADLDAPPHRIL
- a CDS encoding serine/threonine-protein kinase; the encoded protein is MYHPGQILKERYQLEQRLGRTGAGRQTWRAIDQQAAQEPVILKLLAFGDTMQWQDLELFEREAAILKTLDHPRIPRYRDYFSIDRTEANSLPWFALVQDYIPGGSLQERLDQGMHFSQTQVRAIAEQLLGILQYLHELSPPVLHRDLKPSNVILGENDQIFLVDFGAVQNKSAVTGVSFTVVGTSGYTPLEQFYGRAVPASDLYALGATLVHLLTGIPPIELLTPEGKLNLANRVNFDAALLSPGWLQQLMDPTLERRFQSARAALAALQQPTKAVSQPTPVSGKKSGPSHLAQLQQLIQTGQGLERSAISELDDTLRQIDLDWDRELEQKGIINRRDGVFRQGLPSLGMTLATSGMTTIIAVPTALGLYRLKQGKIQGDGVFMTTLGLYGLAALSAFLIGFSLWKIKRYVVYQNRHQRYQDRRSDAFSRFNRL
- a CDS encoding class I SAM-dependent methyltransferase, whose protein sequence is MLLRPEERTKLDGTADTLFYDFPRFVTHVDEGFIQQLTDLYGERLQPQTRILDLMSSWVSHLPDEMEFAHVEGHGMNEAELARNPRLNHFFVQDLNQNPALPLPDRTFDAVLNTVSIQYLQYPEAIFSEIHRILKPGGIAIVSFSNRMFYQKAIQIWREGTESSRLQLVKQYFQGVPGFSAPEIVSRQSQVPAFLQMLGRGGGDPFYALISHRIL